The Augochlora pura isolate Apur16 chromosome 4, APUR_v2.2.1, whole genome shotgun sequence genome segment TGAGCCGGCTCTCCTCCGTCCCGTTCGCTCCGGGAACGAACGAAATGTTCGGCTGATGGCCGAATTCGTTCGACAGATACTTCACCCGTGTGTCGACACCATTTTCACTTTGTACGCGATAGCTGCCGTCCTTCGCGCCGTCCCTGAACCCGTCTTCCTGGTGATCGTGCGAAGAGATGCTGTAGTTGAAGCGATAGAAAACGTCGCCCGTTTCTTTCCCCGGGAATTCGCTAACACCATTCGACCTGTTCCTCTCCGATCCGTCGACGTTCAGGGTCTTCCCTCGTCGCGAGTTCGAAGAGTCCTTGGGATCCTCCGGGATTCTGTTCCTTTCCTTCAacgttttctctttcgtttgCGGTGCACCTGTTGGATTAATCAATCACCGAAATGTTggcgataataattttaattaattgaaatattttgtaccaGGTGTCGCGGCTCCAGCCTGACTTTTGGACATCTTCGCCAGAAGAGGACCCAATTGCGCAGGAGATTGCACGCCGCCGATCGCGTTATCCCCTATCTCAGGGATCTTGCATCCTCCGCAGGACTTTGCGACAGCCTCCACCAGCTTCCTCGCAGCTTCCGGCCTGTCTTTGAATATCTCCAGCGCATCCTTCACTTAAAAACGGTAACACCGACGTTCGAACTTATTACCATACAAGAGGCAGATAATTTAACGACTCACGGGAGGTGATCTTTCTGTTCCTCATCCGAGTGATGATGAAATTGTCGTTCTTATCGGTGGCATACGCAGTCTCGTGGTACACACCGTCCGCCGTTATGAAGCCGAATTCCCCGGTGACGATTCCGTCGGCGTCTCATAAAACAATCGATCGTTAACGCGGCTGGTACGCAGCAGGATCACCATTGTCAAGACGAGAGGAAAGTAACAGTGTCCTCGAATCTCACCTTTCTTCTCGAACCGATGCTGAAAGTCGGTGATGTTGAAAGAAAACTCGTACGGGCGCTCGTCGGCGTCATTGTCGGCCCCAATCGCGAAATTTTGCAATGAGAAATAGCAGAGAGTCCACAGCAACGCCTTGTCGAGCATTTTGCAGAACGTTTCTTGGGATTGTTGCAGGTGTTTACAGCGGCCTGAGGATCGCGGTACTAAACGAAGAGGAGGATCCGATCATCGATCGTCGAACGGTGACGCAACGGAACGGGAAAAATCTTTTCTCGAGGGAGAGAAGATTCTCTCGTCGCCGGAGAAGAGGAAACCGTGGAATCTGCTTCGCGGAAAAATTCTTCAGTGAGGCCGGACGAGGATCGGCGACGTTCGCTTTCACGCGGCTTCAAATAATTGCACAAAGACGCGGAACAGTCGTAAATCGCGGATCCTCGCGGTGGGCCAGCCGAGGGCTCGTTCACGGCGTCGTAAAGTCCCGGGTCGTTCGTTCGGACCCGCTTCGAGGGCCTCTCGTTTAAAATGATCTCCGTGACCGCGTACAGGCGGTACACGAGCGACGACGAAACATAAACGCGCTAAAGTGTCCTGCGAATCTCTCGACAAAATCGATCCGAGGATGCGATCGCCTATCGCGTCGACACAATCCTTTATCGCTTCCAAGATGGGtctttaatagaaaatatactgcatttaaattgataaatttgcATCCAACGTcacaaggaaatggcaattttacatcttacaataaaaatatttcgacgcagctaactggttaaagcATTTTATCGCTCGTAGGCAGAGGGAGAGGCACGGAAACAATTCGATCATCGTCTCTTCAAATTCTTTATACATGAAAGCGTCGCCATCGTTACAAAGATTCGCTATTCAGCTGTCAATCGTAATTACCCGAGTTATTAGATGCACCGTGTCCCAGCGATTTTTCTCAGGGTCTCGTAATACATCGACGAGCAGTTCGTTTAAAGTCTGTGATAATCTGACAGGGGAATCGGCGGCGTCCATAAGGTCAGCGCGTTATTTCTGAATAGCAGATGTATCCCGGTGAAGGGATCCCGCTCGTCCGACAGAATTATTAAACGCCGTCGATTAATATCGTTAACAATACGATTCAACAATGTGCTATCGGATGATCGAGAAGAATAATGTTACCGAGGCCTTGTTGTTGTTAATTGGAAAGGCGGGCGATCAATCGATTTCTGTAAAAGCGGAATAGTTGCACGTCGTCCGGCCTTCGCGATCTAAGGCATACAAAGATTAGGCTCGATTCGCCGGGTATGCGGCATGCATCGTACATTTTATAGTTTAGAAAACGGTACGACGATACCAGTCGTCACGGGGAGAGCTGTCGATACAGGATCGATGGCGGTCGGCATACTAACGCGGTATACAATGTACAGGCGGTAGGTGGGTTTCTGGCACGTAAACGCATCGCGAATATCGAGGCCTCGGACAACAAGCCATTGCCGGCggacttctctctctttcgtgtTCCTAACGTCGATCCAAATCGCCAGTAACGATCGCGCGCTCGTCTGCGTCGTTTCCTCGAAAGCCAACGATTCACgtatttccttttctttccgTTCGAGCGCGCAATTACGCGGCGAAAAGTTCGCAGTTTCCCGGCCGCCGTGAACGGGGATCCCGCGGGTCCCTTAATCGACCGGGAGCGGACGGTCCAACGAAATCGACTCCGCATTATACAGATTTCGATTTCGACGTTGAATCGAACGGCTGAGAAAAAGGGAAACCGGCACGTCGACGATCGCCGCAGAATCTGGACCGAAATGCCGTTACACGGGTCCCTAAGTGGGTCACCGAGCGTCTAGGCGTTGATCTCCGCGTGTAGCGTCGCTCTTGGGAACCATATCGCTTCGTTTCGTCGATTATTACGTGGAGCATCGTAACACTGTTGATCAACCGTATATTTCCGTGGCAGAGTTACAAATCGTACAAAAATCGGGTGCACGAATCAAGTAACAGCTCGCTTCGCGGCCGATCGAACGAGAGGCAGGGCCGATGATCGGTTCGTTGAGTGACGGTTTCCGGGTGACGTCGTTTTCATCTGCCTAGCCAAccctcgtcgtcgtcttccGGTTGATGATAACTGTGATAATAGTGCTCGTGGTATTCGGGTTTATGGACCACGACCACCTCCGACCTTTGCGAGTTCTTCAACGCGTTGTATAGGATGATCAGCATCG includes the following:
- the LOC144469208 gene encoding uncharacterized protein LOC144469208 is translated as MLDKALLWTLCYFSLQNFAIGADNDADERPYEFSFNITDFQHRFEKKDADGIVTGEFGFITADGVYHETAYATDKNDNFIITRMRNRKITSLKDALEIFKDRPEAARKLVEAVAKSCGGCKIPEIGDNAIGGVQSPAQLGPLLAKMSKSQAGAATPGAPQTKEKTLKERNRIPEDPKDSSNSRRGKTLNVDGSERNRSNGVSEFPGKETGDVFYRFNYSISSHDHQEDGFRDGAKDGSYRVQSENGVDTRVKYLSNEFGHQPNISFVPGANGTEESRLKGYSFLWYWS